The Manihot esculenta cultivar AM560-2 chromosome 1, M.esculenta_v8, whole genome shotgun sequence genome has a window encoding:
- the LOC110608299 gene encoding methionine gamma-lyase: MADTKTQAFLLAGKKRTGQDDLDGDDCILAKKSSLLSPALAYGDDPIAALAASRHEFGEHGGVNMSIEASATFTVMEPDTMRRMFSGELGPDRDFFIYSRHFNPTVLNLGRQMAALEGTEAAYCTASGMSAISSVLLQLCSSGGHVVASATVYGGTHALLSHFLPRACNITTTFVNITDLDMVKNAIIKGKTKVLYFESMSNPTLTVSNIPELSRIAHDKGVMVVVDNTFAPVVLSPTRLGADVVVHSITKFISGGADIIAGAICGPASLVNSMMDLHQGTLMLLGPTMNAKVAFELSGRIPHLGLRMKEHCHRAMEFATRMKKLGLKVIYPGLEDHPQHELLKSMANKDYGFGALLCVDMETEERANRLMNHLQNFTQFGLMAVSLGYYETLMSVSGSSTSSEMSAEEKKLAGISPGLIRMSVGYIGTLEQKWSQFEKALSKMQDSGFAYKNLASLGTK, from the exons ATGGCTGACACCAAAACCCAGGCGTTTCTTTTAGCTGGCAAGAAGAGGACTGGTCAAGATGATTTAGACGGCGATGATTGTATTCTTGCCAAGAAATCCTCGCTCTTATCTCCTGCCCTTGCCTATGGCGACGATCCTATTGCTGCATTAGCTGCTTCACGCCACGAGTTCGGTGAACATGGAGGCGTTAACATGTCTATCGAGGCATCCGCTACTTTCACCGTCATGGAGCCCGACACCATGCGTCGTATGTTCTCCGGTGAGCTGGGTCCTGATCGTGACTTCTTCATTTACAGTCGTCACTTTAATCCCACGGTGTTGAATCTTGGCCGCCAGATGGCCGCCCTGGAAGGAACAGAGGCTGCCTATTGCACTGCTAGCG GTATGTCTGCGATATCCTCGGTGTTATTGCAGCTTTGCAGCAGCGGAGGACACGTGGTTGCTTCGGCGACTGTGTATGGTGGGACTCATGCCCTGTTGAGCCATTTCTTACCAAGGGCATGCAACATAACGACGACATTTGTTAACATTACCGATCTAGATATGGTGAAAAATGCTATAATTAAAGGCAAGACGAAGGTGTTATACTTCGAGTCTATGTCGAACCCCACTCTCACCGTGTCTAACATCCCTGAACTCAGCAGAATTGCTCATGACAAAGGGGTCATGGTGGTTGTAGACAACACTTTTGCTCCAGTCGTACTCTCTCCGACACGTTTAGGGGCTGACGTGGTTGTGCATAGTATTACCAAATTTATCAGCGGTGGAGCTGATATTATTGCAG GTGCTATCTGTGGGCCGGCTAGCCTAGTGAACTCAATGATGGACCTTCACCAAGGCACACTAATGCTTCTTGGACCTACAATGAATGCGAAAGTAGCCTTTGAGTTATCAGGTAGAATTCCACATTTGGGCCTCAGAATGAAGGAACATTGTCACCGAGCAATGGAATTCGCCACCAGAATGAAGAAACTAGGCCTCAAAGTCATCTACCCAGGCCTTGAAGACCACCCACAGCATGAGCTCTTGAAATCCATGGCCAATAAGGATTATGGTTTCGGTGCACTTCTTTGCGTTGACATGGAAACTGAGGAAAGGGCTAACCGATTGATGAACCACTTGCAGAACTTCACTCAGTTTGGGTTAATGGCTGTGAGCTTGGGCTACTATGAGACCTTAATGTCTGTGTCTGGTAGTAGCACCAGTAGTGAAATGAGTGCTGAGGAAAAGAAACTGGCTGGAATATCACCTGGACTAATCAGGATGTCTGTTGGTTACATAGGGACTTTGGAGCAGAAATGGAGCCAATTTGAGAAGGCCCTTTCCAAAATGCAGGACTCAGGCTTTGCCTACAAGAATTTAGCTTCACTTGGTACAAAGTAG